Proteins encoded by one window of Salvia splendens isolate huo1 chromosome 7, SspV2, whole genome shotgun sequence:
- the LOC121810499 gene encoding protein FAR1-RELATED SEQUENCE 5-like, producing the protein MVDKKHVRYMKSNRNLGDIHYKFMQDCSKANIGPTMTFNLLKEFLGGYDVVGCTVTDIRNGKRDILQEMKGADVQMILNQMEEKNTCDGFHYKFQQGSDGKLISLFWCDVVSRKNYKMFGDIVSFDTTYSTNRYCMVFGPFTGKGNHVCPVTFGARFVSNEGADTFSWLLSEFVDCMGFAPKLIITDQDRGMKLAIERVLTSTVHRWCMWHIMMKLPEKVPKRILANEELKKDLDSCIWSELLEPEEFEETWMTIVDQYGLQNESWFTTMFTQREYWIPAYFRDFPMGSLLKTTSFSKSENSFFKRYTKPHFNLADLVMHYDSALDAQRNITERLDFCDASKVPILSTELLFEKHDAAMYTDRIFQQV; encoded by the exons ATGGTCGATAAAAAGCATGTCCGATACATGAAATCCAACCGCAACCTTGGGGATATCCATTATAAATTCATGCAGGACTGCTCAAAGGCCAACATTGGACCTACAATGACTTTCAATTTATTGAAGGAGTTCTTGGGTGGCTACGATGTGGTGGGTTGCACCGTTACTGACATACGGAATGGCAAGCGCGACATATTGCAAGAAATGAAAGGCGCTGACGTCCAAATGATTTTAAATCAAATGGAGGAGAAGAACACCTGTGATGGTTTCCATTACAAATTCCAGCAAGGTAGTGATGGAAAGTTAATTAGCCTTTTTTGGTGTGACGTTGTGTCACGAAAGAACTACAAGATGTTCGGTGACATTGTATCATTCGATACTACCTACTCAACAAACAG GTATTGCATGGTGTTTGGGCCATTCACTGGAAAAGGCAACCACGTATGCCCTGTTACGTTTGGTGCCAGATTCGTGTCAAATGAGGGAGCTGACACATTTTCTTGGTTGCTCAGTGAGTTTGTCGATTGTATGGGTTTTGCGCCTAAGTTGATAATTACCGACCAGGATCGGGGGATGAAACTTGCTATAGAACGAGTTCTAACTAGTACCGTGCATCGTTGGTGCATGTGGCACATAATGATGAAGCTTCCTGAAAAGGTTCCCAAAAGAATACTTGCTAACgaagagttgaagaaggatttgGACTCTTGTATATGGTCTGAATTGTTGGAGCCAGAGGAATTTGAAGAAACTTGGATGACCATTGTGGACCAATATGGTTTACAAAATGAATCTTGGTTCACTACCATGTTCACACAACGAGAGTATTGGATTCCAGCATATTTTAGGGATTTCCCAATGGGGTCGTTGTTGAAGACAACATCATTCTCTAAGTCCGAGAATAGCTTTTTCAAAAGGTACACAAAACCGCATTTTAATCTCGCTGACCTTGTGATGCACTACGATAGCGCGTTGGATGCTCAGCGTAACATAACTGAAAGGCTCGATTTTTGTGATGCTTCAAAAGTCCCCATCCTGTCAACAGAGCTTTTATTTGAGAAACACGATGCGGCTATGTATACAGATCGCATCTTTCAGCAAGTTTAA
- the LOC121741176 gene encoding WRKY DNA-binding transcription factor 70-like, which produces MGSLSLDNFHARKRKAMVKLMKGKEIAVQLQTLLHENSEPVTEQQLAFQIYRSFSDTLSELSSCTTQIPAVEGGASASSSDDTRKKKMKKKRGVKDLRGCYKRRRTSDSWVTLSPSMEDNYAWRKYGQKSILNSDYPRSYFRCTHKQDGCKALKQVQRIRGDEIMYQTTYLIHHTCNETLRTRPLIVDSDPIDPNLISFQTSITLEQDQHCNHSSKKPLIVSSVKHEICVSEDASHEAKSTLEDPWNEITGLDTLGYKPVWTPYQDEVESASLDGLHMEVNQLCGIQNFHYFDDHMY; this is translated from the exons ATGGGGAGTTTGAGTTTGGATAATTTTCATGCAAGGAAAAGAAAAGCTATGGTGAAGCTGATGAAGGGTAAGGAAATCGCTGTCCAGCTTCAAACCCTTCTCCACGAAAATAGCGAACCGGTTACGGAGCAGCAACTCGCCTTCCAAATCTACAGATCTTTCTCCGATACTCTCTCTGAGCTCAGCTCCTGCACTACCCAGATCCCGGCCGTTGAAGGCggcgcctccgcctcctcctccgacGACAccaggaagaagaagatgaagaagaagcgCGGGGTCAAAGATCTGAGGGGTTGTTACAAGCGGAG AAGGACCTCAGATTCATGGGTGACTCTTTCTCCATCTATGGAAGATAATTATGCTTGGAGGAAATATGGACAGAAGTCCATCTTGAATTCCGACTATCCCAG GAGCTACTTTAGGTGCACTCACAAGCAAGATGGCTGCAAAGCCTTAAAACAAGTGCAAAGAATCAGAGGAGATGAAATCATGTACCAGACCACATACTTGATCCACCATACATGCAACGAGACGCTAAGGACTAGACCACTCATCGTGGACTCAGACCCGATTGACCCGAACCTAATCAGCTTTCAGACAAGCATCACATTGGAACAAGATCAGCATTGCAATCACTCATCCAAAAAACCCTTGATTGTTTCATCAGTGAAACACGAGATATGTGTGAGCGAGGACGCATCCCATGAGGCCAAATCGACGTTGGAGGACCCATGGAACGAGATCACTGGGCTAGACACGTTGGGGTACAAGCCGGTCTGGACTCCCTATCAAGATGAAGTAGAATCTGCTAGTTTGGATGGGCTTCATATGGAGGTTAACCAGCTTTGTGGCATACAGAATTTCCACTATTTTGATGATCACATGTATTGA
- the LOC121741433 gene encoding probable inactive serine/threonine-protein kinase scy1: MFKFLKGVVAGAGAGLKDLPYNIGEPYSSAWGSWVHYRGTSKDDGAPVSIFSLSGSSANDGHLVAGRNGVKRLRTVRHPNILSFLHSTEAESLDGSTTKLTIYIVTEPVMPLSEKIKELGLEGSQR; the protein is encoded by the exons ATGTTCAAGTTTCTCAAAGGAGTCGTCGCCGGAGCGGGCGCCGGCCTCAAGGATCTTCCCTATAACATCGGCGAGCCCTACTCTTCTGCGTGGGGCTCCTGGGTGCACTATCGTGGAACCTCTAAG GATGATGGAGCACCTGTCTCAATATTTTCTCTTTCAGGGAGCAGTGCAAACGATGGACATTTGGTTGCTGGCCGTAATGGTGTTAAACGCTTGCGAACG GTTAGACATCCaaatattttgtcatttctaCACAGTACAGAGGCTGAATCTTTAGATGGTTCTACTACTAAGTTGACCATTTATATTGTGACTGAACCTGTTATGCCTCTTTCGGAAAAGATTAAGGAACTGGGGCTGGAAGGCAGCCAAAGGTGA